In the Candidatus Electrothrix sp. GW3-4 genome, one interval contains:
- a CDS encoding ATP-binding protein, with the protein MKLSRISLRAYLVLMNSVLLVLLYPLLTAVFIQKTTEFRDEVLRENINAMREAMENRSAALVRSIGLSVGQAAAGYDFTFLSDLMAEVVKNDPEMVYCLVMDRERQVLAHPDKNKLGTRLGDAMARRNTKQLWPIFPKTFPEDQPLEVFFLEEKDVLGNTALLEAVLPVYNGEKLWGVLRCGYTMHFLNSKMIQEHLRWDKQIRAMKTYFISTMAVFFSISVFIAVLFTRPLLRALDVLRRGVHQVRDGDLEHEIRKDLVCHEFADLADSFNSMTVSLRISRRDLAAYNKSLEKKVDERTQELKEAQNIMIQQAHEAGMAEMAVGVLHNIGNAITPAKISTTTLITRLKNSPLRNNLTQVLNSLQAILKAAQGCVGDDRTQRMLKILELIPVSIAEEYEQVETTLEQICDKHRHIEDIIRLQRQYARVPIGEQQHLDINRVAQDALNMFQESLQQRGIKLELAFEEVPLVRLEEVHVLQIIVNLIKNSYESFDSGTTEDKKIILSSFLEDSVPHHVVFSVKDNGCGFTAEERKNFFRFGYSTKARGSGFGLHSCANYLIANNGSIDAVSAGPGMGSEFILRLPTDTSPE; encoded by the coding sequence ATGAAGTTGTCCAGAATTTCTCTTCGTGCGTACCTGGTTCTTATGAATTCGGTCCTGCTCGTTCTGCTTTATCCTCTTCTGACTGCTGTTTTTATTCAAAAAACAACAGAGTTTCGCGATGAGGTTTTACGGGAAAATATCAATGCCATGCGGGAGGCAATGGAAAATCGTAGTGCTGCCTTGGTGCGTAGTATCGGCCTGAGTGTGGGGCAGGCCGCTGCTGGCTATGATTTTACCTTTCTCTCTGATCTCATGGCTGAGGTGGTGAAAAATGATCCTGAGATGGTGTATTGCTTGGTTATGGATCGTGAACGGCAGGTACTGGCCCATCCTGATAAGAATAAGCTGGGGACCCGTTTGGGGGATGCGATGGCCCGGAGGAACACCAAACAACTCTGGCCGATTTTTCCCAAGACGTTTCCTGAGGACCAGCCTTTGGAGGTTTTTTTCTTGGAAGAAAAGGACGTGTTGGGAAATACTGCGCTGTTGGAAGCCGTTCTTCCTGTGTACAACGGAGAAAAGCTTTGGGGGGTCTTGCGGTGCGGGTATACCATGCATTTTTTGAACAGTAAAATGATCCAGGAGCATCTCCGTTGGGATAAACAGATACGGGCTATGAAGACCTATTTTATCAGCACCATGGCCGTGTTTTTTTCTATATCTGTCTTCATTGCAGTGTTGTTTACCCGTCCCTTGCTTCGGGCCCTTGATGTCCTGAGGCGAGGCGTGCATCAGGTCCGTGACGGCGACCTTGAGCACGAGATCAGGAAAGATTTGGTCTGTCATGAATTTGCTGATCTGGCAGACTCGTTTAACAGTATGACGGTCAGTTTGAGAATCAGTCGAAGGGATTTGGCAGCCTATAATAAATCCCTTGAAAAAAAGGTGGATGAGCGTACTCAAGAGCTCAAAGAAGCTCAAAATATTATGATTCAGCAGGCCCATGAAGCGGGAATGGCTGAAATGGCTGTTGGGGTACTCCATAATATTGGTAATGCCATTACCCCAGCAAAAATCAGCACAACCACATTAATCACTCGTCTGAAAAACAGTCCGTTACGGAATAATCTGACGCAGGTGCTGAACTCGTTACAGGCGATACTAAAGGCTGCCCAGGGCTGCGTTGGTGATGATCGAACGCAGAGAATGCTGAAGATTCTTGAGCTTATTCCTGTGTCCATTGCTGAAGAGTACGAACAGGTAGAAACGACCTTGGAACAGATCTGCGATAAACATCGCCATATCGAGGATATTATCCGTCTGCAAAGGCAGTATGCCCGCGTTCCCATAGGGGAGCAACAGCATCTTGATATCAACCGGGTAGCCCAAGATGCCTTGAATATGTTTCAGGAGTCATTGCAACAACGGGGCATCAAGCTTGAGCTGGCGTTTGAGGAGGTCCCTTTGGTTCGCCTTGAAGAAGTGCATGTTCTCCAGATTATCGTTAATCTGATTAAGAACAGCTATGAGTCTTTCGATAGTGGTACCACAGAGGATAAAAAAATAATATTATCCTCATTTTTAGAGGACAGTGTGCCTCATCATGTGGTATTCTCGGTCAAAGATAATGGTTGCGGTTTCACTGCAGAAGAGAGAAAAAACTTTTTCCGCTTTGGCTATAGCACCAAGGCCAGAGGCTCAGGATTCGGGCTCCATTCTTGTGCCAATTACCTCATCGCCAACAACGGTTCCATTGACGCCGTCAGTGCTGGTCCCGGTATGGGCTCCGAGTTTATCCTACGCTTACCGACTGACACCTCCCCGGAATAA
- a CDS encoding DUF3365 domain-containing protein — protein MGRISIPLKFLGVFTLTMLLTAGAFMTTLSSLRTYTARHEAGAVADQVIAFRTWVAQTGMVWVQKLVPGYHDFLTQENAADGGNFYGKNPALATRELSMIANKEATRAIFRVTSDDYRHEDNMPDGFETSAIRAFREDKQLEFVERYEDGTYRYARPILVQLECLKCHGDPEDAPPSVIEKYGAEKAFGYKVGEVRGIVSVSLPAVGGREVIRSLINPWTVFFVLVIFVINLLFIHSVVIRLVRLTRSAEAIAAGKLETELIYTNPSESNDELDHLYHATNLLKRSLIILFKRLDQQGRR, from the coding sequence GTGGGGAGAATAAGTATTCCGCTCAAATTTCTTGGGGTCTTTACGCTGACGATGCTGCTGACCGCCGGAGCCTTTATGACTACGCTGTCTTCCTTGCGGACCTACACTGCTCGCCATGAGGCCGGTGCGGTGGCAGATCAGGTTATTGCCTTCCGAACCTGGGTTGCTCAAACCGGCATGGTCTGGGTCCAGAAATTGGTCCCAGGTTATCATGATTTTCTCACCCAAGAAAATGCCGCTGATGGGGGGAACTTTTATGGGAAAAACCCAGCCCTCGCCACCCGTGAGTTGTCCATGATCGCCAATAAGGAGGCGACCCGCGCTATCTTTCGGGTCACCAGTGACGACTATCGGCATGAGGATAACATGCCGGATGGTTTTGAGACCTCGGCCATCAGGGCGTTCAGAGAAGATAAGCAGCTTGAATTTGTTGAGCGATATGAGGATGGAACATACCGGTACGCCCGTCCCATTCTGGTGCAGCTGGAATGTCTGAAATGCCACGGTGATCCAGAGGACGCGCCGCCCAGTGTTATCGAAAAATACGGGGCAGAAAAGGCCTTTGGTTATAAGGTCGGCGAGGTGCGCGGTATTGTCAGTGTGAGTTTGCCTGCTGTCGGGGGTCGGGAGGTCATCCGGTCGTTGATAAATCCGTGGACCGTGTTCTTTGTGTTGGTTATTTTTGTCATCAATCTCCTCTTTATTCACTCAGTGGTTATTCGTTTGGTCCGGCTGACCAGAAGTGCTGAGGCCATCGCCGCAGGCAAACTTGAGACCGAATTGATCTATACCAATCCCTCTGAATCCAATGATGAATTGGATCATCTCTATCATGCGACAAATCTCTTGAAACGAAGTCTGATTATTCTCTTTAAGCGGCTTGACCAGCAGGGGAGACGGTAA
- the purB gene encoding adenylosuccinate lyase, translating to MNRDIYQEPLVSRYTSPEMQELFSECFKFTTWRRCWIALAEAQHELGLELVNQEMIDELKAHAKDVDFEVAAAKEKEIRHDVMAHVYAYGLQCPKAEGIIHLGATSQFVVCNTDLIIQKKALQLIKKTLINTIANLSTFCRSYKDLATLGFTHYQPAQPTTVGKRNTLYIQDLLMDLEYIEALEQQVKARGAKGTVGTQATFLELFQGDHGKVRELDRLVSEKLGFATVFPVTGQTYPRKLDMKTAETLAGIGASAHKFAVDVRLLSNLKVQEEPFAKKQVGSSAMAYKRNPMRSERMTGLARKLMGLPANFAATAANQWFERTLDDSAIRRMDMAQAYLLTDAILKLYVNITSDMVVYPKQVERYLRAELPFMSTEKILMECVEKGESRQEMHEVIREHSVAAGLAVKEQGLENDLLNRLADDERVPFALDELDGMISNYQEFTGRAAEQTDEFLDEVVAPILERYQDQLGGIDASLKV from the coding sequence ATGAACAGAGATATTTATCAGGAACCCCTGGTCAGTCGTTATACCTCGCCGGAAATGCAGGAGCTCTTTTCCGAGTGTTTCAAATTCACCACTTGGCGCCGTTGTTGGATTGCCCTGGCAGAGGCCCAGCATGAACTGGGCCTGGAGCTGGTGAACCAGGAGATGATCGACGAGCTCAAGGCCCATGCCAAGGATGTTGATTTTGAGGTTGCCGCTGCCAAGGAAAAAGAGATCCGTCATGATGTTATGGCCCATGTCTATGCCTATGGCCTGCAATGTCCCAAGGCCGAGGGAATTATTCACTTGGGCGCTACTTCCCAGTTCGTGGTCTGCAATACCGATCTGATCATCCAGAAGAAGGCCCTGCAGCTGATCAAAAAGACCCTGATCAACACCATTGCCAATCTCTCGACCTTTTGCCGCTCCTATAAGGATCTGGCCACCCTGGGCTTTACCCATTACCAGCCTGCCCAGCCCACCACCGTGGGGAAACGTAATACGCTCTATATCCAGGATCTGCTCATGGATCTGGAATATATCGAGGCCTTAGAGCAACAGGTCAAGGCCAGAGGAGCCAAGGGTACCGTAGGCACCCAGGCCACCTTCCTGGAGTTGTTTCAGGGCGATCATGGCAAGGTGCGTGAACTGGATCGGTTGGTTTCCGAGAAACTGGGCTTTGCCACGGTTTTCCCGGTCACTGGTCAGACCTATCCCCGTAAGCTGGATATGAAAACCGCAGAGACCCTGGCCGGTATCGGGGCCTCGGCCCATAAATTTGCCGTGGATGTCCGTCTGCTCTCCAACCTCAAGGTCCAGGAAGAGCCCTTTGCCAAGAAGCAGGTGGGCAGCTCGGCTATGGCCTATAAGCGTAATCCCATGCGTTCGGAGCGGATGACAGGATTGGCCCGTAAGCTCATGGGGCTGCCAGCCAATTTTGCCGCCACCGCAGCTAATCAGTGGTTTGAGCGCACCCTGGATGACTCCGCCATCCGCCGGATGGATATGGCCCAGGCCTATCTCCTTACCGATGCCATCCTTAAGCTGTACGTCAACATCACCAGCGATATGGTAGTCTATCCCAAGCAGGTAGAACGTTACCTGCGGGCCGAGTTGCCTTTTATGTCCACCGAGAAGATCCTCATGGAGTGTGTGGAGAAGGGAGAGAGCCGTCAGGAGATGCACGAGGTCATTCGGGAGCATTCTGTGGCTGCGGGCCTGGCGGTGAAAGAACAGGGCCTGGAGAACGATCTCCTCAACCGCTTGGCCGATGATGAACGGGTGCCTTTTGCCCTGGATGAGTTGGATGGTATGATCAGTAATTACCAGGAATTCACGGGCAGGGCTGCTGAGCAGACTGATGAGTTCCTGGATGAGGTGGTGGCTCCGATCCTGGAGAGATATCAGGATCAGCTTGGTGGAATCGATGCCTCACTCAAGGTCTGA
- a CDS encoding response regulator has product MTNGNKRILIIDDDHDIWKSYQLVLQAKSQDESSSISQLNALLQEEAPQEVPVPLEETFGFELSYAAQGEEGYEMVKQAIRDKQPFAIAFVDIRMPPGWDGMETATHIRQFDPDIEIVIVTAYSDRSREEIARTVGALHKLLFFRKPFDPDELMQVAVSLCDKWNTGKREDEQRRELQIILDTSPAAIFSIDQEGRIIAWNQAAEKITGYLAAEVQGKFCIFYKISEDPICHTCAALDAFKKGGAERELKITSKDGAKKIISLSVSQAILENEQGRRQICSFWDITDLKEGEKALAESNQRLKEKIASNERLQAESLRLQQELHQAQKMEAIGLMAGGVAHDLNNILASIVGYPQLIKFQLPDNKQVHELAQAVEESGVRAAAVVDDLLTVARGVAVVKQVADLNQLVEEYLVSPEAKEILGRHPKVTLSSNLDSQSLYISCSSIHITKCLMNLVNNAAEAIGGAGEIVISTTCQEVAEALGCPAYKIQPWQYAVLSVRDNGPGISEEDQERVFEPFYTKKIMGRSGTGLGLAVVWNTVLDHSGSVSVSSTEGEGTCFTLLFPLTDEEPSQVQKVEPGLEELTGSARIMVVDDDVRQLNLAGGMLKVLGYEVIKASSGEEALPLLADQPVDLLVLDMLMPGMNGRHTYEEAKKLYPALKAVISSGFAADQEVQKTQELGAGSFVKKPYTLKQLGLAVRNELSNIPQGEEEREHE; this is encoded by the coding sequence ATGACAAACGGCAATAAGCGGATATTAATTATTGATGATGACCATGATATATGGAAGTCGTACCAACTCGTTTTGCAAGCAAAGAGCCAGGATGAATCATCGAGTATCAGTCAACTGAACGCTCTGCTCCAGGAAGAAGCCCCTCAGGAAGTTCCAGTACCTTTGGAAGAAACATTCGGTTTTGAGCTTTCCTATGCCGCTCAAGGCGAGGAGGGGTATGAAATGGTCAAACAGGCGATCCGTGATAAACAGCCCTTTGCCATTGCTTTTGTGGATATCCGCATGCCACCCGGCTGGGATGGTATGGAAACAGCAACCCATATTCGACAATTTGATCCTGATATTGAGATCGTCATTGTGACGGCCTATTCTGACCGCTCACGGGAGGAGATAGCCAGGACTGTGGGGGCACTTCATAAGTTGCTTTTTTTTCGTAAGCCCTTTGATCCTGATGAGCTCATGCAGGTGGCGGTTTCTCTTTGCGATAAATGGAATACAGGAAAAAGGGAAGACGAGCAACGGAGGGAGTTGCAAATTATTCTCGATACCAGTCCAGCTGCTATTTTCAGCATTGATCAGGAGGGGCGGATCATTGCCTGGAATCAGGCTGCTGAGAAAATTACCGGATACTTAGCTGCGGAGGTTCAGGGAAAGTTCTGTATTTTTTACAAGATCTCCGAAGATCCCATCTGTCATACCTGTGCAGCGCTGGACGCGTTTAAGAAGGGGGGGGCGGAGCGTGAGCTGAAGATCACGAGCAAAGACGGTGCCAAGAAGATCATCTCTCTCTCTGTTTCCCAGGCTATTTTGGAAAATGAGCAAGGAAGAAGGCAGATTTGCAGCTTTTGGGATATCACGGACCTCAAAGAAGGGGAAAAGGCCCTTGCAGAAAGCAACCAACGGCTGAAGGAGAAGATTGCCAGTAATGAACGCCTGCAGGCGGAAAGTCTACGTCTGCAACAAGAGCTGCATCAGGCTCAGAAGATGGAGGCTATCGGCCTTATGGCAGGTGGGGTGGCCCATGACCTGAATAATATCCTGGCCTCTATTGTCGGCTATCCTCAGCTGATAAAATTTCAACTCCCTGATAATAAACAAGTACATGAGCTTGCTCAGGCTGTTGAAGAGTCGGGTGTGCGAGCCGCTGCGGTGGTGGATGATCTTTTGACCGTGGCACGAGGGGTGGCTGTGGTCAAACAGGTCGCAGACCTGAATCAACTGGTTGAAGAGTATCTTGTTTCGCCGGAAGCAAAGGAGATACTGGGACGACATCCCAAGGTCACCCTGTCCTCCAACCTGGACTCGCAATCACTGTATATCAGCTGTTCTTCAATTCATATTACAAAATGTCTTATGAATCTGGTCAATAATGCCGCAGAGGCCATTGGCGGAGCAGGGGAAATCGTCATCTCGACAACCTGTCAGGAGGTTGCAGAGGCCCTGGGTTGTCCTGCCTATAAGATACAGCCATGGCAGTATGCTGTCCTGTCTGTTCGTGATAATGGTCCGGGGATCTCGGAAGAAGATCAGGAGCGGGTCTTTGAGCCCTTTTATACCAAGAAGATTATGGGCCGAAGTGGTACCGGCCTGGGGCTGGCCGTGGTCTGGAATACGGTTCTTGATCATAGCGGCTCGGTGAGCGTGAGCAGTACCGAGGGAGAGGGGACCTGCTTTACTCTTCTCTTCCCCTTGACCGATGAAGAACCTTCTCAGGTGCAGAAAGTGGAACCCGGTCTTGAGGAATTGACCGGGAGCGCGCGTATTATGGTGGTGGATGATGATGTGCGGCAGCTCAATCTCGCTGGTGGCATGTTGAAGGTCCTTGGTTACGAAGTGATCAAGGCCTCCAGCGGCGAAGAGGCCTTGCCGCTTCTGGCTGATCAGCCGGTGGATCTGCTGGTCTTGGATATGCTCATGCCGGGCATGAATGGTCGCCATACCTATGAAGAGGCAAAAAAACTCTATCCTGCGTTAAAGGCTGTTATCTCCAGCGGCTTTGCCGCAGATCAGGAGGTGCAAAAAACGCAGGAATTGGGGGCTGGCAGCTTTGTCAAGAAGCCATACACCCTGAAACAACTGGGCCTTGCTGTCCGTAATGAATTAAGCAATATCCCGCAGGGAGAAGAAGAGCGAGAACATGAGTGA
- the yfcD gene encoding NUDIX hydrolase YfcD — MYTPGEEIVQIVDEHNRELGALPRRLMREQCLIHRASYILVFNAAGELFVQKRTATKDVYPGYWDVAAGGVVLAGETYEQSAERELKEELGVGPVKLNFLFDQYYEDQENRVWGRIFTCVHDGPFVLQAEEVECGRFMLPRIALDYSKSEPVTPDGILLLQKFLTQEEAVAAVTE; from the coding sequence ATGTATACTCCGGGAGAGGAAATCGTTCAGATTGTGGATGAACATAACAGAGAGCTGGGTGCGCTGCCCCGACGCTTGATGCGTGAGCAATGTCTTATTCACAGGGCGAGCTATATCCTGGTCTTTAATGCTGCCGGAGAGCTCTTTGTGCAAAAACGCACCGCAACCAAGGATGTTTATCCCGGTTACTGGGATGTGGCAGCTGGTGGGGTTGTCCTGGCCGGAGAAACCTATGAGCAATCAGCGGAACGGGAGCTGAAAGAAGAGTTAGGGGTGGGGCCAGTCAAGCTCAATTTCCTTTTTGACCAATATTATGAGGACCAGGAAAATCGGGTTTGGGGGCGCATTTTTACCTGCGTTCATGACGGACCGTTTGTCTTACAAGCGGAAGAAGTGGAGTGCGGTCGCTTTATGTTGCCACGCATTGCTCTTGATTACAGTAAATCAGAACCGGTTACGCCGGATGGCATTCTGTTATTGCAGAAATTTCTTACCCAAGAGGAGGCTGTTGCAGCGGTAACAGAGTAA
- a CDS encoding RNA-binding S4 domain-containing protein, translated as MSEQSITISIRDEYIELDKLLKLANLAASGGEAKYMISQGMVLVNGEPDTRKRRKTRVGEKVLCHGVEVEIVAE; from the coding sequence ATGAGTGAGCAAAGCATAACCATTTCCATTCGGGATGAATATATTGAACTGGACAAGCTCCTTAAACTGGCGAATCTGGCTGCCAGTGGTGGGGAAGCAAAATATATGATCAGTCAAGGTATGGTCTTGGTCAACGGGGAACCAGACACCAGAAAGCGGAGAAAGACCCGGGTGGGTGAGAAAGTGCTGTGTCATGGGGTGGAGGTGGAGATTGTTGCTGAGTGA
- the rlmKL gene encoding bifunctional 23S rRNA (guanine(2069)-N(7))-methyltransferase RlmK/23S rRNA (guanine(2445)-N(2))-methyltransferase RlmL: MHAHRISGRSVRSKRRRNTKEPYCFVATCAAGLENLVQEEISSLGGNEPITVPGAVTWQATSLKTAYLACLWSRFSSRILLRLTQFEAPTPEELYAGASKIDWSRHFNGDTSFAVYCTLVKSELNHSHYASLKIKDAIVDQFRNRTGERPDVDVRTPGLRLNLHVEGTTATLSLDLSGDSLHRRGYRSGAGEAPLKETLAAAIAHLSGVQVGMSSATCLLDPMCGSATLLIEAALIIGDSAPGLLRNNFGFQHWLGHNEKMWQALVDEAVQREDQHADTPWPMIIGYDADPQVVAVARKNITNAGLGDRITIKQRQLARLQPPAAEGLLLTNPPYGERLSEKEAVKYLYRALGRVFRQHFSGWQLGFFTANPDLADMVGVRWQGRYRLYNGPLKCRLLTASSPGPAEVIDKATQLSLQENDPELPAEDFAHRLSKNCQRLFPWAKENNITCFRVYDADIPEYNLAVDLYEQWVHVQEYEPPATVSPEKAEERFNQALQVIRHLLGVPHSQLFIKKRRKQRGTEQYQKRSGAADKTGKAGKTGKLYEVHEGGNCFLVNFTDYLDTGLFLDHRKTRAMLAELTDGKTFLNLFAYTGSATVYAAQGGAVSTRTVDLSEKYLIRAQANLALNGFGGALHQFSEADCLQWLKSCRDRYGVIFVDPPTFSNSRHKKIVFDVQQDHPELLRLAMNLLTRDGVLVFSTNFRKFQLDTELEEEFVVREITDLTLPEDFQGKGNIHRCWRFRHHSEEE; the protein is encoded by the coding sequence ATGCATGCTCATCGAATTTCCGGTCGCTCAGTTCGATCTAAAAGAAGGCGGAACACAAAAGAACCGTATTGCTTTGTTGCCACCTGCGCCGCAGGCCTTGAAAATCTGGTTCAAGAGGAAATTTCTTCGTTGGGCGGAAATGAGCCGATAACTGTACCTGGTGCAGTTACCTGGCAGGCAACCTCTTTAAAAACCGCCTACCTTGCCTGCCTCTGGTCCAGGTTCAGTTCACGCATCCTCCTGCGCTTGACCCAGTTTGAGGCACCGACACCAGAGGAACTCTATGCAGGGGCCAGTAAGATTGACTGGAGCAGGCATTTTAATGGTGATACCAGTTTTGCTGTCTATTGCACCCTGGTCAAATCTGAGCTGAACCATAGCCATTACGCTTCCCTGAAGATCAAGGATGCTATCGTGGATCAATTCCGCAACCGAACAGGCGAACGACCTGATGTGGATGTCCGTACGCCTGGTCTTCGCCTGAACCTGCACGTGGAAGGCACAACAGCGACCCTGTCCCTGGATCTGTCCGGGGATAGCCTGCATCGACGGGGATACAGATCCGGGGCTGGTGAGGCGCCACTGAAAGAGACCTTGGCAGCAGCCATTGCCCATCTTTCCGGGGTTCAGGTCGGTATGTCCTCTGCGACCTGTCTGTTAGATCCCATGTGCGGCTCCGCTACCCTCCTTATTGAGGCAGCCCTGATCATTGGTGATTCGGCACCAGGATTGTTGCGGAATAACTTCGGCTTTCAGCACTGGTTAGGGCATAATGAAAAAATGTGGCAGGCCTTAGTCGATGAGGCAGTGCAGCGGGAAGATCAGCATGCTGACACGCCCTGGCCGATGATTATCGGTTATGATGCAGATCCGCAAGTTGTGGCTGTTGCCCGCAAAAATATCACTAATGCCGGGCTGGGGGATCGCATTACGATCAAACAGCGGCAGCTTGCCCGCCTTCAGCCTCCAGCCGCTGAGGGGCTTCTGTTGACCAATCCTCCCTACGGAGAGCGCCTGTCCGAAAAGGAGGCGGTGAAATACCTGTACCGCGCCTTGGGCCGAGTTTTTCGCCAGCATTTTTCCGGTTGGCAGTTGGGTTTTTTCACGGCTAATCCTGATCTTGCTGATATGGTTGGGGTGCGTTGGCAGGGGCGTTATCGCTTGTACAACGGCCCTCTGAAATGTCGTTTGCTCACAGCGAGTTCTCCTGGTCCTGCTGAGGTGATCGACAAGGCAACTCAGCTGTCCCTTCAGGAAAACGATCCTGAGTTACCAGCGGAAGATTTTGCCCATCGGCTGAGCAAGAATTGCCAGCGGCTTTTTCCTTGGGCAAAAGAGAATAATATTACTTGTTTTCGGGTGTATGACGCCGATATTCCAGAGTACAACCTGGCGGTTGATCTGTACGAACAATGGGTCCATGTGCAGGAGTACGAACCACCAGCAACAGTATCTCCAGAAAAAGCAGAAGAGCGATTTAACCAGGCCCTCCAGGTGATCCGCCATCTGCTCGGCGTTCCTCATTCCCAGCTTTTTATCAAAAAACGGCGAAAACAGCGGGGGACGGAGCAGTATCAGAAACGATCTGGAGCAGCAGATAAAACAGGGAAAGCCGGAAAGACAGGGAAATTGTATGAGGTCCATGAGGGCGGTAATTGTTTTCTGGTGAATTTTACCGATTATCTGGATACAGGGTTATTTCTGGATCATCGTAAGACCCGAGCCATGCTGGCTGAACTTACCGATGGAAAGACCTTTCTCAATCTTTTTGCCTACACTGGTTCGGCAACAGTTTATGCCGCACAAGGCGGTGCTGTTTCCACCCGGACAGTGGATCTCTCGGAAAAATATCTCATCCGGGCACAGGCCAACCTCGCGTTGAACGGGTTCGGCGGGGCTCTGCATCAATTCAGCGAAGCAGACTGTCTGCAATGGCTCAAATCCTGTCGGGACAGGTACGGAGTGATCTTTGTTGATCCTCCGACCTTTTCCAATTCCCGGCATAAAAAGATTGTTTTTGATGTGCAGCAGGATCATCCTGAATTGCTCCGGCTTGCCATGAATCTGCTGACGCGGGACGGCGTGTTGGTTTTTTCCACAAATTTCAGAAAGTTTCAGCTGGATACCGAGTTGGAGGAAGAGTTTGTTGTCAGAGAGATAACAGACCTGACCTTGCCGGAAGACTTTCAAGGAAAAGGTAACATTCATCGTTGTTGGCGGTTCAGACACCATAGCGAGGAGGAGTAA
- a CDS encoding DUF4911 domain-containing protein: MPHSRSEKVERGTVSRAPEAMCTFYLRVRPERIALFRFLLEGYDGLAVLSTMDAKDGLVRLIVPASRYTELWDLLFAICEDLCQVDN, translated from the coding sequence ATGCCTCACTCAAGGTCTGAAAAGGTGGAAAGGGGGACGGTGAGCCGTGCCCCTGAGGCAATGTGTACCTTTTATCTCAGGGTACGTCCTGAGCGGATAGCCCTTTTTCGTTTTTTGTTGGAGGGCTACGATGGTCTGGCCGTGCTTTCCACGATGGATGCCAAGGACGGGCTGGTCAGGCTGATCGTACCAGCATCCAGATATACGGAGCTCTGGGATTTGTTGTTTGCCATTTGTGAGGATCTGTGCCAGGTGGATAATTAA